TATTGAATAGAAACGTTACCCTTACACATCGCCTTTAAAACTTCGGCATCAGATACCCTCCTTAATCGCTGAGTTCTAAACCTAGCCGCGATAACCGCTCTAAGATTGCGCAGGATCCAAAAATAGGCTTTGATCGTGTAGAGGACCCTTGAACGTTCACCGCTGGCGAGGAAGTATAGCATCGACAGCACATCTAGAACAACCCTTCGAGGAAGATATCTAGACAGGCTACTTAACGAATAGTTCTTGATCATAACAATTATGTTATTTCTCTGCTTCAGATACCACTTGCCCTTGATGTCCGTGCCGCCACCCCAATGGTAGACCAGCGAATCAGGCACGCACACCACCTTATAGCCGAGAAGCCTCATCCTCCAACACAGATCTATCTCCTCCATGTGAGCATAGAGAAGAGGGTCAAGCAGACCAGCCTTCTTAACCGCCTCTGTGCGTGCAAAGAGCGCAGCACCCGATGCCCAAAACACCTCCACCGTAGAATCATACTGACCCCTATCCTCCTCCACTGTGTCGAAGACCCTACCTCTACAGAACGGAACACCATACACATCCAACATACCGCCACAAGCACCGCTATACTCAAAATACCTCGGATCCCTTAGCCAGAGGAGCTTCGGCATCGCAGCCCCGATAGACTCG
The Nitrososphaerota archaeon DNA segment above includes these coding regions:
- a CDS encoding glycosyltransferase, with the translated sequence MVLEYKQPLVSIVVVHYRGFEMLKRCLFSIFNTDYSSYEVILVDNGSDDGSVDAVEGLFRGKVKIIRSGVNLGFIGGNNLALKEVNGKYVVLLNNDTAVQHDWLKRLVEVAERDESIGAAMPKLLWLRDPRYFEYSGACGGMLDVYGVPFCRGRVFDTVEEDRGQYDSTVEVFWASGAALFARTEAVKKAGLLDPLLYAHMEEIDLCWRMRLLGYKVVCVPDSLVYHWGGGTDIKGKWYLKQRNNIIVMIKNYSLSSLSRYLPRRVVLDVLSMLYFLASGERSRVLYTIKAYFWILRNLRAVIAARFRTQRLRRVSDAEVLKAMCKGNVSIQYYLLRRRLFSQIHGCPKLYYYHLK